Proteins from a genomic interval of Candidatus Lokiarchaeota archaeon:
- a CDS encoding PAS domain S-box protein: protein MNQNEEKEVLQSLESLVFVIGANNTFAEYYGGKKTPLYANPQEFIGKPIRNVIPKHLWTKFQDTATQVRETKRRHGFDYSLMIEGEDRWFHADIELHNDEESLIAIIKEITAKKRIENAIAKRELMYRVLFESANDAIFIMNHSRFVKCNDRTLEMFGCERDQIIGRHPFELSPKHQPNGGDSKRLALERIHRAMDGKPQVFRWVHKRCDSKLFHAQVSLNRIQLDGEVLLQAIVRDITEQVEMERELRESKKKYQTLFESAPVAIMIIGSRGEVLAANEATSSLLGYSISELKNTNFKSLYATQNNSTDVVQTLISNGELCRHETELKHKNGQTLTIVLDSEAVELADDWVNFVTIRDITRQKRTSENLKTAAETANLYLDIMSHDIRNNLQAIMTAAEIIRTRTNDSTVRGAIGAIIEAVGNSNGLIHSLHDTEGLLSVDLHRMNLVKVINECRRDLKNEYPSAVIEKKYDINEATIQADTYCYDLFHNLIENGIIHNDESPPHVWIKLKELDSGYLVEIADNGPGFSSTRKQAIFDPKRRFGGVGLHQVKYLVERYGGKIDIRNRVENKIEGGTSFVVWLPKANA from the coding sequence ATGAATCAAAATGAGGAAAAAGAGGTCCTCCAATCCCTTGAGTCACTAGTTTTTGTGATAGGTGCGAATAACACATTCGCTGAGTATTATGGGGGAAAGAAAACACCTCTGTATGCCAATCCACAGGAATTCATTGGAAAACCTATCAGAAATGTGATTCCAAAGCATCTATGGACGAAATTCCAGGATACCGCAACCCAGGTTCGAGAAACTAAGCGTCGTCACGGCTTCGATTACTCCTTAATGATTGAAGGAGAAGACAGATGGTTCCATGCTGACATAGAGCTTCATAATGATGAGGAAAGCCTGATTGCCATTATTAAGGAAATAACAGCCAAGAAGCGAATTGAGAATGCGATTGCAAAAAGAGAACTCATGTATAGAGTATTATTTGAATCCGCTAATGATGCCATTTTCATAATGAATCATTCAAGATTTGTCAAATGTAATGACCGCACTCTGGAAATGTTCGGGTGCGAAAGAGATCAAATCATAGGTAGGCATCCATTTGAATTATCACCGAAGCATCAGCCTAATGGTGGAGATTCTAAACGACTAGCTCTTGAGAGGATTCACAGAGCAATGGATGGGAAGCCACAGGTCTTCCGTTGGGTTCACAAGCGCTGTGATTCAAAGCTGTTTCATGCACAAGTAAGTCTCAACAGAATCCAGTTGGATGGAGAGGTGTTGTTGCAAGCCATTGTGCGGGATATCACCGAACAAGTAGAAATGGAAAGAGAGCTAAGAGAGAGTAAAAAGAAATACCAAACCCTGTTTGAATCTGCACCTGTGGCAATAATGATAATTGGAAGCAGAGGCGAAGTTCTCGCAGCTAATGAAGCAACTTCTTCTCTTCTTGGATATAGCATTTCAGAACTCAAGAATACGAATTTCAAATCGTTGTATGCAACCCAGAATAACAGTACCGACGTAGTGCAGACTTTGATTAGTAATGGTGAACTTTGTCGTCACGAAACGGAATTGAAACACAAGAATGGTCAAACGTTGACGATTGTTTTGGATTCTGAAGCGGTTGAATTAGCTGATGACTGGGTCAATTTTGTAACCATCCGAGATATTACGAGACAGAAGAGAACCAGTGAAAATCTGAAAACGGCGGCTGAAACTGCCAATCTCTATTTGGATATAATGAGCCATGATATCAGGAATAATCTACAAGCCATAATGACTGCAGCGGAGATAATACGTACTAGAACAAACGATTCAACAGTCCGGGGAGCTATTGGAGCAATCATTGAGGCGGTAGGCAATTCGAATGGCCTCATACATAGTCTCCACGATACAGAAGGGCTGCTATCCGTTGACCTCCATCGAATGAATCTGGTAAAGGTCATCAATGAGTGTCGCCGCGATTTGAAAAATGAATATCCAAGTGCAGTAATAGAGAAGAAGTATGACATCAACGAAGCCACTATTCAAGCCGATACCTACTGCTACGATCTGTTTCACAATCTTATCGAGAATGGGATAATTCATAATGATGAATCCCCGCCTCATGTGTGGATTAAGCTCAAAGAACTAGACTCGGGATACCTTGTCGAAATTGCCGATAACGGGCCAGGGTTCAGCTCTACCAGAAAACAGGCCATCTTCGACCCCAAAAGGAGATTCGGAGGCGTGGGACTCCATCAAGTGAAATATCTTGTCGAAAGATACGGTGGAAAAATCGATATTAGAAATCGAGTAGAAAATAAAATTGAGGGGGGAACCAGTTTCGTAGTCTGGCTCCCCAAGGCAAACGCATAG
- a CDS encoding pyruvate, phosphate dikinase — translation MAENSKHIGPDEKLVYKFGAGQADGTEEMRNELGGKGASMAGMTRLNLPVPPGFTIPTKVCNYYFEIGGLPEEMKEQALEALEWVEEIMDAKFGDPDNPLLVSARSGARQSMPGMMDTVLNVGLTTETIPGMIKQTDNPRFVYDTYRRLITMYADVVMEMAEGIVPEEGQGIRVQLERLMRKRRIEKRYIDDTDFTAEDLKELCEDFKDRIKEVLGREFPDDPYEQLWGAIAAVFKSWNNPRSVSYRKIEGIPDHWGTACTVQSMVYGNMGPGSATGVAFTRNPATGANEFYGEVLFNAQGEDVVAGIRTPNPLNEESKNEQNRELESLESKMPEIYDELYEVREILERHSRDMVDLEFTIQEGKLYIVQYRVGKRTATAALNMAMDMLEENLIDEETMVLRLKPEQLGQLLYPVIDPDAEEEAEPIAKGLPAGPGGASGHIVFTSDDAVEWADRGKDVILVREETSPEDVEGMRASVATLTARGGMTSHAALVTRGWGKCCIVGAAALQIDAIEKQMTVDGEVYEQGDVFTLNGTTGLVYEGELPMRDSTSNPRLIEFMEAVDKYRILGVRANADNPEDAQQALEFGAEGIGLLRTEHMFYGEGSDEPLLLLRKMILSETKEARIEALEELKPYVRDSIKATLEVMEGKPVTIRLLDPPLHEFVPQSKIGQEKLANSLGIDVSDVRRRADELRENNPMMGHRGVRLGITYPEIPEMQVSAIIEAVAELKNEGKEVSLEVMIPVIAGYSELQTMNNIVEEQYKAVLEELDVDIDVQLGTMIEIPRACMRGRDMAKVAEFFSFGTNDLTQMGFGFSRDDIDSFLPDYLENGILINDPFQSIDKRGIGGLMEIAIHRARQTRPNIKLGVCGEHAGDARSIGFFHEIGLDYISCSPYRLPIARLAAAQAAIREKRGEPQP, via the coding sequence ATGGCTGAAAATTCGAAACATATTGGCCCTGACGAGAAACTTGTGTACAAATTTGGTGCGGGGCAGGCAGACGGCACTGAGGAGATGAGAAACGAACTTGGAGGAAAAGGTGCCAGCATGGCTGGCATGACTAGACTGAACCTGCCTGTGCCACCAGGTTTTACGATACCCACTAAGGTTTGCAATTACTACTTCGAAATAGGTGGTCTTCCTGAGGAAATGAAAGAACAGGCTCTGGAGGCGCTAGAGTGGGTTGAGGAAATTATGGACGCCAAGTTCGGTGATCCAGACAATCCTTTACTCGTCTCTGCACGTTCTGGTGCTAGACAGTCGATGCCCGGCATGATGGACACCGTACTGAATGTAGGTTTAACCACCGAGACTATCCCCGGGATGATCAAGCAAACAGACAATCCACGTTTTGTCTATGACACCTATCGTCGCTTGATTACTATGTACGCGGATGTTGTAATGGAAATGGCAGAGGGTATCGTTCCAGAAGAGGGACAAGGTATCCGTGTACAGCTTGAGAGGTTGATGAGGAAGAGGAGAATCGAAAAGCGATACATCGACGATACTGACTTTACTGCTGAAGATTTGAAGGAACTATGCGAGGATTTCAAAGATCGAATCAAGGAAGTCCTAGGCAGAGAATTCCCTGACGATCCATATGAACAGCTGTGGGGTGCCATTGCTGCTGTTTTCAAGAGCTGGAACAACCCTCGTTCAGTCTCATATAGGAAAATAGAAGGCATTCCTGATCACTGGGGTACTGCCTGTACAGTACAGAGTATGGTATACGGTAATATGGGTCCTGGATCAGCAACCGGTGTCGCATTTACCAGAAACCCTGCAACTGGAGCTAACGAATTCTATGGAGAGGTACTTTTCAATGCTCAAGGGGAAGATGTTGTAGCTGGCATACGGACTCCTAATCCCCTCAATGAGGAAAGTAAGAATGAGCAGAACCGTGAGCTGGAAAGCCTTGAATCAAAAATGCCCGAGATTTACGATGAGCTTTATGAAGTCAGAGAAATTCTAGAGCGGCATAGTCGTGATATGGTGGACCTAGAGTTCACGATTCAGGAAGGCAAGCTGTACATTGTTCAGTACCGAGTTGGCAAGAGAACAGCGACGGCTGCCCTCAATATGGCTATGGATATGCTCGAAGAAAATCTTATTGATGAAGAAACGATGGTTTTGCGTTTGAAACCTGAACAATTGGGCCAGCTTCTCTATCCTGTAATCGATCCTGATGCGGAGGAAGAAGCCGAACCGATTGCAAAAGGATTGCCTGCGGGCCCAGGTGGTGCATCTGGTCATATTGTTTTCACTTCTGATGATGCAGTGGAATGGGCTGATCGGGGCAAAGACGTAATTCTTGTCCGAGAAGAGACCAGCCCTGAGGATGTTGAGGGTATGAGAGCTTCTGTTGCTACACTTACAGCACGTGGAGGAATGACCAGCCATGCGGCTCTTGTAACTCGAGGATGGGGCAAGTGCTGCATTGTAGGCGCAGCTGCACTTCAAATTGATGCTATTGAGAAACAGATGACAGTCGATGGCGAGGTCTATGAACAGGGTGACGTATTTACTCTAAATGGTACAACTGGCCTTGTATACGAAGGCGAGCTTCCGATGAGGGACTCTACCAGCAACCCTCGGCTCATCGAGTTCATGGAGGCAGTGGACAAGTACCGAATTCTAGGTGTCCGTGCAAATGCTGACAATCCTGAAGATGCTCAACAAGCCCTAGAATTTGGTGCCGAAGGTATCGGCCTTCTAAGAACTGAGCATATGTTCTATGGTGAGGGATCTGATGAACCGCTCCTATTGTTGAGAAAGATGATCCTGAGCGAAACGAAAGAAGCTCGCATTGAAGCGCTTGAGGAGCTGAAACCCTACGTGAGGGACAGCATTAAAGCAACGCTTGAGGTAATGGAAGGAAAACCTGTAACAATTCGATTGCTGGATCCTCCACTTCATGAATTCGTGCCTCAGAGCAAGATTGGTCAAGAGAAACTAGCTAATTCTCTTGGAATCGACGTATCAGATGTTCGCCGCAGAGCAGACGAGCTTCGCGAGAACAACCCCATGATGGGGCACCGTGGAGTGCGATTGGGGATTACCTATCCCGAGATTCCCGAGATGCAGGTGAGCGCTATTATTGAAGCAGTAGCAGAACTCAAGAACGAAGGCAAAGAGGTCTCGCTGGAAGTAATGATTCCTGTGATTGCGGGCTACTCTGAGCTTCAGACTATGAACAACATTGTTGAGGAACAATACAAGGCAGTGCTTGAAGAGCTTGATGTTGATATTGATGTACAGCTCGGTACCATGATTGAGATACCTCGTGCTTGTATGCGGGGAAGAGACATGGCTAAGGTCGCTGAGTTCTTCTCATTTGGTACCAATGATCTGACCCAAATGGGCTTTGGCTTCAGCAGGGACGATATTGATTCGTTCCTACCTGATTATCTGGAAAATGGCATTCTCATCAACGACCCCTTCCAGAGCATCGACAAGCGAGGTATAGGTGGCCTGATGGAAATTGCGATTCATCGGGCAAGGCAGACCAGGCCAAACATCAAATTGGGAGTTTGCGGTGAACACGCAGGAGATGCCCGTTCAATTGGCTTCTTCCATGAAATCGGTCTAGACTATATCTCCTGTTCTCCATATAGATTGCCCATTGCGAGATTGGCAGCTGCCCAAGCAGCCATTCGAGAGAAGCGAGGCGAGCCTCAGCCATAG